The Desulfovibrio sp. TomC nucleotide sequence GAGTTGGCAGCTGCGCCACAGTCTGACCACAGATGCGCCAACGAGATCGAGAACAGACCTATAAAAAACAAAAAATCCCGTTGGCAGCTCGCCAACGAGATCACTTTTTGAAAGGGGCTTCTTTAAAGATTTTAAGGGGTTAAATTAAGCTATTGGCGTGTCAAGCAAGTGCTCTCCCCCTGAGCTACGCTCCTATAAACAGAATCAGGGAAGGGGATATCTATTCCGAACTCTTCCCGAAGTCAACCCTAAATTTTCCATTCCCCAGAAATTTTCGGGTACCAAAGACGTTGGCGCGTGTTGGCTCGTCGTTGGTCGGAGGGGACTACACTCCCACGGGCTGGGAGGTCAAGAAATTTTTCGCGGGTGGGTGGAGAAAAAGGACGTTGGGGAGAGATGCTGATTATAAATAGTTAATTATTTCGACAAGTTAAAGACAATCACTGATCGATGTCGATGTATTATGAGTCCAGGATCACCAAATTATTTTTAATAAACATTCAAACAATAAAGTAAGTTAGCCACTCTATTCGAATGGCCACTTCCCCAAAATTTTTTACTGGAAATCAAGATATTTGATTGATACAATGAATTCTAGCCCTAAATCTATCCGGCCATCTCGATAAGCAGACACCTTCACAAGCTAACTGATAAAAAAATTCAATCTAATGAGCGGGGCTATTACAGACAAAGAAATTTCTTAGTTTTTTTGAAGTGTTTTAGTCTTACATACTTAACCTAAAACTTATTGGAGTCAACCATGCTCAATATACATGGCGAAAAAATTTGTAAGTTTAATCTCAAAATGCTATTATCCTTCCCAATATTCATCCTTCTTTTATCATGCACCAATAAGGACATTGAATTAGTAAAGAACAGCCTTATCTCAAAAGATAATAATTTAAAATTATATACATCCATAACGATCGGGCAAGCACTTGAAAATGCATTTGACAACGGGGCATGGACAACAAGAAAAGGTTCACATAATGAGAAATTAGTTATTTTTACAGGAAAATTATCAAAGAGATTTCAATTTTGGTGGGATGCTTTTAAGGACATACCCCACTCGAACGAAGAAATACTCGCTAGCGATAAACTTGGTGCAATACTAAACGTTATGATAAGCGAAATTAAAGATAAAGAACTAGAAAAAGAGTGGAAAGCCATAGCCTACAATGATACAGAATCTTTGAAAAAACTGTATGCAAAAGTTCTTGTAGCCAGAAAAGCATTTTGGCAATTGCACGACACAATACAAATAGGATGGCTAGTCAGAGCAAATAACACTATAGATCTAGAAAAAGTTAATATTCTTAATAGTGAATTCTCAAACTCTAATGTCGAAAAAATTGCGATGATTATAGCTATTATTTACAACACCTTGCCTAACTAAAAACGGGACTGTTTTGAATGAAGGAGCAAATAAAGGGATACTAGTCACTACCTCTGACTATGGCCCAGATTCCTATGAATTTGCCAAGGCAAAACCACTAACCCTTCTCAACGGTGGACATCTTCTTCTCCTCCTGTCTAAACACGGTTACAAAGCTAGAATCAACATCAAAGAAGCAAAATAAAACCTGGGTTTAGTACCTAAAAGATAGCGACCGTATCAACAAACTTTAATTATCAACTAATTAAACAGTCTAACCAAAAGGTATTTCTTTGATTGAACTTTGCAAGAGGCATAAAACGGCTTTTCCTTCCGCAAGGTCTTGTTCATTGGTACAATCATCTTGTCCAAAAAATAACGCGCAAGAGCTACCGTTGGATTGCGAACTTTTATAAATTATACCGTCAATTTTTGATTTACGATTAAGACAATAACTATTCCTAAAATAATTGGTAACAATCTGTGTCGGCAAATATTCTATTTGTTCGGTTCCATCTTTTATAATTTTTTTTGAAAAATCTTGCAAGAAATCATACAAAAACCGAATTGGTGTTCGCAAACGACGTTTTGAACTATTAAAAATGCTCGGAACTCTGGGAAGTGCCGATAAATCAAGAATATTAATATCTTTTATTGTTTTCCATGTGGCAACTGTCGCAATAAACGGACAATTTTTGTTCGGCGCAATTTCATTAATACATGTCAATTCATCAAGAGCACCATAAAACATTGACTCCCCCGCAGGGCTCATTCTATTTGGATACTTAGCCTCCGATGGTTGTGGGGGACCTAACTCACTAACTCTACGATAAGATGTGGCATGTCTACTTTGCCGTGCGCGATAGATCAAACTACCCTCTGGCCAAGTCGTAACAAGCCCTAATTTTTCCACACAGAATCCAATTGAATCAAGAATATGATTATACTTAGAATATTTTTGCATATCTTGAATGCATTTTGCATCAATCGAGCATTTTCTTTTTATGCAATAACTTTTGATTGATTTAGCGAACTTCTCCCAGTCAAGCTCAAGCTGTTCATGCGGAAGCGGTCCATATGGATCAGCATCAACCCATTCTGTCTGATGAATTAATGATACAATGTCGTTAATTGCAGGAGTTTCAATATCAAGATCGTATAAAAGATCATCTGTATCCCATATTTTCCCGTCAACTCCAATCCACCCACCGTCGCCACTTGACCAACCAACACCATTAACTGGATCATCATATTCCATATTTAAGCTTTCAACAATTAATTTAACAACACTTGCAAGCGGAGCGGCAACTGATTTTCCACAATAACTGCACGCCACATTGATCGAGTTTCGTTCAATAAACAAGCGAATAGACTTTTCTTCCATACATTCGCAGCAAATATACTTTGCAGAACCTGAATAACCTCTTTCAAGTTGTTTCATGTATAAACCTTTAGCCCCGCCCATTCAATCCTCCCTGTAAACATTTGTTAACATTGTGCCCAAAAAAAATCAATTTGAATATCAATCCTTATTAACCACTGCAACACTAAATTCTCTTTCGCAAACCAGTACTAAAGCGCTTTCAATAATATCAGTATTACTTACATCTACCCCAATCTGGGATAAATGAT carries:
- a CDS encoding HEPN-associated N-terminal domain-containing protein, whose translation is MKQLERGYSGSAKYICCECMEEKSIRLFIERNSINVACSYCGKSVAAPLASVVKLIVESLNMEYDDPVNGVGWSSGDGGWIGVDGKIWDTDDLLYDLDIETPAINDIVSLIHQTEWVDADPYGPLPHEQLELDWEKFAKSIKSYCIKRKCSIDAKCIQDMQKYSKYNHILDSIGFCVEKLGLVTTWPEGSLIYRARQSRHATSYRRVSELGPPQPSEAKYPNRMSPAGESMFYGALDELTCINEIAPNKNCPFIATVATWKTIKDINILDLSALPRVPSIFNSSKRRLRTPIRFLYDFLQDFSKKIIKDGTEQIEYLPTQIVTNYFRNSYCLNRKSKIDGIIYKSSQSNGSSCALFFGQDDCTNEQDLAEGKAVLCLLQSSIKEIPFG
- a CDS encoding restriction endonuclease, with translation MNEGANKGILVTTSDYGPDSYEFAKAKPLTLLNGGHLLLLLSKHGYKARINIKEAK